A window from Peromyscus eremicus chromosome 1, PerEre_H2_v1, whole genome shotgun sequence encodes these proteins:
- the LOC131907719 gene encoding olfactory receptor 5B12-like has translation MQNTSEMTQFILLGLTDAPELQVPLFIIFTLIYLTTLLGNLGMIMLILLDSRLHTPMYIFLSNLSLVDCVYASAVTPKVIEGFLTEHKIMYNECAAQMFFFIAFAIIEVFLLASMAFDRYVAVCKPLHYSTTMTTTKCTLLVAGSYISGLLQSSIHVVFTFHLSFCQSNVINHFFCDIPPLLAISCSDIYINEIILFMLAGFNVTLTLLVILSSYLLIFVAILRMHSAEGRKKAISTCSSHLTTVYIFYGTIIFMYLQPSTSHSMDTDKVASVFYTMIIPMLNPLVYSLRNKEVKNAFKKVAIKALSSLQLVI, from the coding sequence ATGCAGAATACTTCAGAGATGACTCAATTTATTCTTTTGGGGTTAACAGATGCCCCAGAGTTGCAAGTCCCTTTATTTATCATCTTCACTCTTATTTATTTGACAACACTGCTTGGGAACCTTGGGATGATTATGTTGATTCTCCTGGACTCCCGACTTCACACTCCCATGTACATTTTTCTCAGTAACCTCTCACTGGTAGACTGTGTTTATGCCTCAGCTGTCACTCCCAAGGTAATAGAAGGATTTCTCACAGAACACAAGATCATGTACAATGAATGTGCTGCCCAAATGTTCTTCTTCATAGCCTTTGCAATTATTGAAGTTTTCCTGCTTGCCTCAATGGCTTTTGACCGTTATGTAGCAGTATGTAAACCCTTGCATTACTCTACCACCATGACAACTACAAAATGCACCCTGCTTGTTGCTGGTTCTTACATCAGTggactcttacaatcttccatTCATGTTGTCTTCACTTTCCACCTCTCCTTCTGTCAATCCAATGTGATTAACCACTTTTTCTGTGATATTCCCCCATTGCTGGCTATTTCTTGTTCTGATATATATATTAATGAAATTATACTGTTCATGTTGGCAGGGTTTAATGTTACTTTAACTCTATTGGTTATCTTAAGCTCCTACCTACTTATCTTTGTTGCAATACTGAGGATGCATTCTGCTGAGGGCCGGAAGAAGGCCATTTCCACCTGTTCATCCCACCTTACCACTGTTTACATCTTCTATGGTACAATAATATTCATGTACTTACAACCCAGTACTAGTCACTCCATGGACACTGACAAGGTAGCCTCTGTGTTCTACACAATGATCATTCCCATGCTAAACCCTCTTGtctacagcctgaggaacaaAGAGGTAAAGAATGCCTTCAAGAAGGTTGCTATAAAAGCACTGTCTTCACTACAATTAGTCATTTAA